A single region of the Brassica rapa cultivar Chiifu-401-42 chromosome A03, CAAS_Brap_v3.01, whole genome shotgun sequence genome encodes:
- the LOC103861424 gene encoding 4-hydroxybenzoate polyprenyltransferase, mitochondrial-like, giving the protein MAFFVLSRVSRRLLKPSFSATPSQQHIYLSKRVTTTHYINPLPTLDHNHHQVRSKGKESFLGTGRSNRSVGGMWSSSLVLERGRKEMSGSVGVKIDSSWIDFYLPERARGYAKLARFDKPIGTWLLAWPCMWSIALAADPGSLPSFKMMCLFGCGAVLLRGAGCTINDLLDQDIDTKVDRTRLRPIASGLLTPFEGLQFLVLQLLLGLGILLQLNNYSRVLGASSLFLVFSYPLMKRFTFWPQAFLGLTINWGALLGWAAVKGSVEPAVVLPLYLSGICWTLVYDTIYAHQDKDDDVKVGVKSTALRFGENTKLWLTGFGTASMGLLALSGLSADLGWQYYASLVAASGQLGWQIGTADLSSRPDCSRKFVSNKWFGAIVFSGVVLGRSFQ; this is encoded by the exons ATGGCGTTTTTTGTGCTCtcccgtgtttcaagacggttGTTGAAACCATCCTTCTCGGCAACTCCATCTCAACAACATATATACTTGTCCAAACGTGTTACTACTACACATTACATCAACCCTTTGCCTACGTTGGATCATAACCACCACCAAGTACGGAGTAAAGGGAAGGAGAGCTTTCTTGGTACTGGCAGGAGTAATAGATCAGTTGGTGGAATGTGGTCGTCGTCTTTGGTTTTGGAGAGGGGTCGTAAGGAGATGAGTGGTTCTGTTGGTGTTAAGATAGATTCTTCTTGGATAGATTTCTATTTACCAGAAAGAGCTAGAGGTTACGCTAAGCTTGCTCGTTTTGATAAACCTATTGGCACTTGGTTGCTTGCTTGGCCTTGTATGTG gTCAATTGCGTTGGCTGCTGATCCTGGGAGCCTTCCAAGTTTTAAAATGATGTGTTTGTTTGGTTGCGGAGCAGTTCTTCTTAGAGGTGCTGGATGTACTATAAATGATCTGCTTGATCAGGACATTGATACAAAG GTTGATCGTACAAGATTAAGACCTATTGCCAGTGGTCTTTTGACACCATTCGAAGGGCTTCAATTTCTTGTGCTACAATTGCTTCTAGGCTTAGGGATTCTTCTCCAACTCAACAATTACag CCGTGTGTTAGGGGCTTCATCTTTGTTCCTTGTCTTCTCCTACCCACTTATGAAGAGGTTTACATTTTGG CCTCAAGCATTTTTAGGTTTAACAATAAACTGGGGAGCATTGTTAGGATGGGCTGCAGTTAAAGGAAGCGTAGAGCCAGCTGTTGTACTCCCTCTTTATCTCTCTGGAATCTGTTGGACCCTTGTTTATGATACTATTTATGCACATCAG GACAAAGATGATGATGTCAAGGTTGGTGTGAAGTCGACGGCGCTTAGGTTCGGTGAGAATACAAAGCTTTGGCTAACTGGATTTGGCACAGCATCCATGGGGTTGCTTGCACTTTCTGGACTGAGTGCTGATCTTG GGTGGCAATATTACGCATCACTAGTGGCTGCATCAGGACAGTTAGGATGGCAAATAGGGACAGCTGACTTATCATCTCGCCCTGACTGCAGTAGAAA ATTTGTGTCAAACAAGTGGTTTGGTGCTATTGTATTTAGCGGAGTTGTACTTGGAAGATCTTTTCAGTAG
- the LOC103861425 gene encoding MLP-like protein 328, translating to MATSGTYVTEVSLKGTAEKHYKRWKSENHLFPDTIGHHIQNVTVHEGEWDSHGGIKIWNYTLDGKQEVYKEKREIDDENKTMTARGLEGHVMEHFKVCDIVVQFIPKTEDSCVGKITMIWEKRNDEVPEPSSYMKLVKSMVSEMQEHVHKA from the exons ATGGCGACGTCGGGAACATACGTGACGGAGGTTTCTTTAAAAGGGACGGCGGAGAAACACTACAAGAGGTGGAAGAGCGAGAACCATCTATTCCCGGATACCATCGGTCACCACATTCAAAATGTCACCGTTCACGAAGGCGAATGGGACTCTCATGGGGGTATCAAGATTTGGAACTACACATTGg ATGGAAAGCAGGAGGTATacaaggagaagagagagatagacGATGAGAATAAAACAATGACGGCTAGAGGACTTGAAGGTCACGTGATGGAGCATTTCAAGGTTTGTGACATCGTCGTCCAATTTATTCCCAAGACTGAAGATAGTTGCGTCGGCAAAATCACTATGATCTGGGAGAAGCGCAACGATGAAGTCCCCGAACCAAGCAGCTACATGAAACTCGTCAAGAGCATGGTTTCTGAAATGCAGGAGCACGTCCACAAAGCTTAA
- the LOC103861428 gene encoding dirigent protein 6, translating into MASLVEKQLFKALFSFFLLVLLFSDTVYSYRKTLDQRKPCKHFSFYFHDILYDGDNVANATSAAIVSPPGLGNFKFGKFVIFDGPITMDKNYLSEPVARAQGFYFYDMKTDFNSWFSFTLVFNSTEHKGTLNIMGADLMMEPTRDLSVVGGTGDFFMARGIATFVTDLFQGARYFRVKMDIKLYECY; encoded by the coding sequence ATGGCATCTCTTGTAGAGAAACAACTCTTCAAAGCCCTCTTCTCATTCTTCTTATTAGTTCTACTCTTTTCCGATACCGTTTATTCGTACCGTAAAACATTGGATCAGAGAAAACCATGCAAACATTTCTCTTTCTACTTCCATGACATCCTCTACGATGGCGACAACGTAGCAAACGCAACCTCGGCCGCTATCGTGAGCCCTCCGGGATTAGGAAACTTCAAGTTTGGTAAGTTTGTGATCTTTGATGGCCCCATAACAATGGACAAGAACTATCTCTCCGAACCCGTGGCTCGCGCACAAGGCTTCTATTTCTATGACATGAAGACGGACTTCAACTCGTGGTTTTCCTTCACCTTGGTGTTTAACTCAACGGAACACAAAGGCACATTGAACATAATGGGCGCAGACTTGATGATGGAGCCGACAAGAGATCTATCGGTCGTTGGTGGGACTGGTGATTTCTTCATGGCTCGTGGGATCGCCACATTCGTGACGGATCTATTTCAAGGGGCTAGGTATTTCCGTGTTAAGATGGATATTAAACTCTATGAATGTTACTAA
- the LOC103861429 gene encoding cation/H(+) antiporter 17 — MGTNDTTCPGPMKATSNGVFQGENPMHYALPLLILQICIVLFLTRALAFLLRPLRQPRVIAEIVGGILLGPSALGKSSKFLSTVFPAKSLTVLDTLANLGLLFFLFLVGLELDPKSLKRTGKKALSIALAGITLPFIFGIGTSFALRSSIADGVSKAPFLVFMGVALSITAFPVLARILAEIKLLTTDIGKIALSAAAVNDVAAWILLALAVALSGDGSSPLTSLWVFLAGCGFVLFCIFAVQPGMQWLAKRCPEGEPVKEHYVCLTLGVVLAASFVTDLIGIHALFGAFVIGVIFPKEGHFASSLVEKVEDLVSGLFLPLYFVSSGLKTDVATIQGAQSWGLLVLVIFNACFGKIVGTVVVSLYCKVPLDESLALGFLMNTKGLVELIVLNIGRDRGVLNDQVFAIMVLMAIVTTFMTTPLVLAVYKPGKSLTKGEYNNRTVEDTNQSNKPLCLMFCFQSIMNIPTIVNLIEASRGTNRKESLSVYAMHLMELSERSSAILMAHKVRRNGLPFWNKDKTGNSSDMVVVAFEAFQRLSRVSVRPMTAISAMATIHEDICRSAESKRTAMVILPFHKHVRLDRTWETTRNDYRLINKKVMEEAPCSVAILVDRGLGGTTRVASSDFTLVITVLFFGGNDDREALAFAVRMAEHPGISLTVIRFIPSEEFKPENVKLEITEDQAGSCSGETKLTDIEAIAELKAKVKEQESSRSDSDIESKIIYEDKIVRCHDEICEVIKEYSRSNLFLVGKSPEGSVASGLNVGRSDTPELGPVGNLLTSSESVSTSASVLVVQQYVASCDSPAVGVLKSTTKGVLPVEDSKSP, encoded by the exons ATGGGAACAAACGATACAACATGTCCAGGACCAATGAAAGCAACCTCTAATGGAGTCTTTCAGGGAGAGAATCCTATGCATTACGCGTTGCCTCTTCTGATACTTCAGATCTGCATCGTTCTTTTTCTTACTCGTGCTCTTGCTTTCCTCCTCCGTCCTCTCCGGCAACCACGTGTCATCGCCGAGATAGTG GGTGGAATATTACTTGGACCATCAGCTCTTGGGAAGAGCTCAAAGTTTCTCAGCACTGTTTTTCCAGCAAAGAGTCTAACGGTGTTAGACACACTTGCAAACCTAGgactcctcttcttcctcttcctcgttGGTCTCGAGCTTGATCCCAAATCCCTCAAGCGGACAGGAAAGAAAGCTCTCTCCATCGCTCTAGCCGGAATCACTCTCCCTTTCATCTTCGGCATCGGAACTTCGTTTGCTCTCCGTAGCTCCATTGCCGATGGTGTTAGCAAAGCTCCTTTCCTTGTCTTCATGGGCGTTGCTCTCTCCATCACAGCTTTCCCCGTTTTGGCTCGTATTCTCGCTGagatcaagcttcttacaactGATATTGGAAAGATTGCTTTGTCTGCCGCTGCGGTTAATGACGTGGCAGCTTGGATCCTACTTGCTCTAGCGGTGGCTCTCTCCGGCGACGGGAGCTCTCCTTTAACATCTCTATGGGTGTTTCTTGCCGGTTGCGGTTTTGTCCTGTTCTGTATCTTTGCCGTGCAGCCAGGGATGCAGTGGCTTGCGAAACGTTGTCCTGAAGGGGAACCGGTTAAAGAACATTACGTGTGTCTCACGTTAGGTGTTGTTCTTGCTGCTAGCTTCGTGACGGACCTTATTGGGATTCACGCGCTGTTCGGTGCGTTTGTGATCGGTGTTATCTTCCCTAAAGAAGGTCATTTCGCGAGTTCTTTGGTTGAGAAAGTTGAGGATCTCGTGTCAGGCCTTTTCTTGCCGCTTTACTTCGTCTCAAGCGGTTTGAAGACTGATGTTGCGACCATACAAGGAGCTCAGTCTTGGGGACTGTTGGTTTTGGTTATATTCAATGCTTGTTTTGGTAAGATCGTCGGCACGGTGGTGGTTTCCCTTTACTGCAAAGTTCCCCTTGACGAGTCATTAGCACTAGGTTTCTTGATGAACACGAAAGGtcttgttgagctcattgtccTCAACATTGGTAGAGACAGAGGG GTTTTGAACGATCAAGTTTTTGCTATAATGGTTCTAATGGCTATAGTCACCACGTTCATGACGACTCCTCTAGTTTTAGCAGTTTATAAACCGGGCAAATCCTTAACCAAAGGGGAGTACAATAACCGAACGGTCGAGGACACAAACCAGTCCAACAAACCGCTTTGTCTTATGTTCTGTTTCCAGAGTATAATGAACATTCCCACAATAGTCAACCTCATAGAAGCATCACGAGGCACGAACCGTAAAGAAAGTCTATCAGTCTACGCCATGCATCTCATGGAGCTCTCGGAGAGATCATCAGCTATACTAATGGCACATAAGGTCAGAAGAAACGGTCTCCCTTTCTGGAACAAGGACAAAACCGGGAACTCTTCCGACATGGTGGTGGTCGCATTCGAGGCTTTCCAGAGACTCAGCCGTGTCTCAGTGCGTCCAATGACAGCAATCTCAGCTATGGCGACTATACATGAAGATATATGCCGAAGCGCTGAAAGCAAACGCACCGCTATGGTGATTCTTCCGTTTCATAAGCACGTTAGGCTTGACAGAACGTGGGAGACGACAAGGAACGACTACCGTTTGATTAACAAGAAGGTTATGGAGGAAGCTCCATGTTCTGTCGCGATTCTTGTTGATCGTGGCCTTGGTGGTACGACACGAGTCGCGTCCAGTGATTTCACGTTGGTGATAACGGTTTTGTTTTTTGGAGGGAATGATGATCGCGAGGCGTTAGCGTTTGCGGTTCGTATGGCGGAACATCCTGGTATTAGCCTAACCGTGATTCGGTTTATTCCTAGTGAAGAATTTAAACCGGAAAATGTGAAGCTGGAGATAACCGAAGATCAAGCCGGTTCATGTTCAGGAGAAACTAAGTTGACTGATATAGAAGCTATAGCCGAACTTAAAGCAAAGGTTAAAGAACAAGAAAGCTCTCGTTCTGATTCAGACATCGAATCTAAGATCATTTACGAAGATAAAATCGTGAGATGCCACGATGAAATTTGCGAGGTTATAAAAGAATATTCAAGAAGCAATCTTTTCTTGGTGGGGAAGTCACCGGAAGGTTCGGTGGCGTCGGGGTTAAACGTGGGAAGAAGCGACACGCCGGAGCTTGGGCCTGTCGGGAATTTGTTAACTTCAAGTGAAAGTGTTTCCACGTCAGCGTCGGTGTTGGTGGTGCAACAATATGTAGCAAGTTGTGATTCTCCGGCGGTGGGAGTTCTGAAGAGCACCACGAAAGGAGTGTTGCCGGTTGAGGATTCCAAGAGTCCTTAA
- the LOC103861430 gene encoding V-type proton ATPase subunit G2 produces the protein MYECRQHDLKRSSILKISYHIVFSFSPSPSRKTQDLKMESSGNHGGIQQLLAAEQEAQQIVNAARTAKMARLKQAKDEAETEIADHKTTTEHSFQRKLEETSGDSGANVKRLEQETDEKIEQLKNEASRISRDVVDMLLKHVTTVNN, from the exons ATGTATGAATGTCGTCAACATGATCTAAAACGCTCCTCCATACtcaaaatctcatatcatatcgtcttctctttctctccctCCCCATCTCGCAAAACCCAGG atcttaAGATGGAATCCAGTGGCAATCATGGAGGGATCCAGCAACTGCTTGCTGCTGAACAAGAAGCTCAGCAAATCGTCAATGCCGCTAGGACCG CGAAAATGGCAAGGCTGAAGCAAGCCAAGGACGAGGCTGAGACAGAGATTGCTGATCACAAAACCACTACGGAGCATTCTTTCCAGAGGAAGCTCGAAGAG accagTGGAGATTCAGGTGCAAACGTGAAGAGGCTTGAGCAAGAGACTGATGAGAAGATCGAGCAGTTGAAGAACGAAGCTTCCAGGATTTCCAGAGATGTTGTGGACATGCTTCTCAAACATGTCACCACTGTCAACAactga
- the LOC103861432 gene encoding uncharacterized protein LOC103861432, which yields MPFLAHFLFQKTKQRNTIEKKNMNSKSLTCCVVFLLHTNLLSSTSPSSLIHINSTTSILNVTLPHSLSQSLEDFALKTLTNQHHTGSLYRAVLPNNLSGIEVSIVRLSGKSIWNAGARFSNVLIPARSVSVPPARRVAIVYQNLGNWSNHWYTVPGYRLITSVLGFRVLDVSDQDNVKEISLKMKNPVKILFRDLSDEKMLSRVSCVSFKAQNEDKEAARISRMILPGVCYGSSHGDYSVIEPLEKDKKKKVALWGTWWWLWMVGLVLGLGMLWFLGFVCTMGLRILRTKKIQVMMEREANDGEVFESRWVGGSKMPSATVTRTLPESESRFENGYHG from the coding sequence ATGCCTTTCCTTGCACATTTTTTGTtccaaaagacaaaacaaagaaacacGATCGAAAAGAAAAACATGAACTCCAAATCTCTCACTTGTTGTGTTGTGTTCTTGCTACACACAAATTTATTATCTTCTACATCGCCATCATCTCTCATCCACATCAACTCCACGACATCAATCCTCAATGTCACGTTACCACACTCCTTATCTCAATCCCTTGAGGATTTCGCCCTCAAGACGTTAACAAACCAACACCACACCGGTTCTTTATACCGAGCTGTCTTACCGAATAATTTATCAGGCATAGAAGTCTCCATAGTCCGTCTCAGCGGGAAGAGCATTTGGAACGCCGGGGCCAGATTCAGCAACGTGCTTATTCCGGCAAGGTCAGTTTCGGTTCCTCCTGCAAGGAGAGTCGCTATTGTGTACCAAAATCTAGGGAACTGGTCTAACCATTGGTATACCGTACCCGGTTACCGGTTAATCACTTCTGtcttagggtttagggttttggaCGTGTCGGATCAAGACAACGTCAAAGAGATCAGTCTAAAGATGAAGAATCCTGTAAAGATCTTGTTTAGGGATTTATCGGATGAAAAAATGTTGTCTAGGGTAAGTTGCGTGAGTTTCAAGGCACAAAACGAAGACAAGGAAGCTGCTCGTATAAGCAGAATGATTCTCCCGGGCGTGTGTTATGGTTCAAGCCATGGAGACTACTCGGTGATCGAACCTTTAGAGAAggataagaagaagaaggtggcGTTATGGGGGACCTGGTGGTGGCTGTGGATGGTTGGTCTAGTATTAGGGCTTGGCATGTTATGGTTCTTAGGGTTTGTATGTACAATGGGGCTAAGGATTTTAAGAACAAAGAAGATTCAAGTGATGATGGAGAGGGAAGCTAATGATGGTGAAGTGTTTGAGAGTAGGTGGGTTGGTGGAAGTAAAATGCCATCTGCAACTGTAACCAGAACCTTACCAGAGTCAGAATCCCGATTCGAAAACGGTTATCATGGATGA